A portion of the Hyalangium minutum genome contains these proteins:
- a CDS encoding sigma-54-dependent Fis family transcriptional regulator: protein MEFEKYQNLHTIIMLKEVIRKWWQAELAFADKHGVVQEWQRGDIVPPNNDFCRLSLLSKEGGRRCGQSVRVLHEKFKSSKRLRRALTHDCHLNFTIIGAPLYIDNEYEGMLFIEGFARQAPGPREAEVLKSQIRELTVVDTDLDRAVARVPVMDTSELGKLADLLEFAVNEIASYEAELTRKDETIHTLSNELSDRYRFEKIIGRSTAMMEVFKLMEKVANSDSTVLINGESGTGKELVARAIHHNGPRKDKPFVVQNCSAFNDNLLESALFGHTRGSFTGALRDKKGLFEVADGGTFFLDEVGDMSSALQVKLLRVLQEGTFIPVGGNHSKEVDVRVIAATHKDMGELVKKGEFREDLYYRINVIRLHLPPLRERREDLAILIDHFLRKHHRDNQRTRGLSPEALSILHAYGWPGNIRELENEIERLLVLGGDLDQIPADLISSRIRDAVVPGGATLMSPMKTTGKLNEAVEALEREMIQRGLVRTQYNKSRLARELGISRSNLILKIAKYSLDKGPDTGDEAED, encoded by the coding sequence ATGGAATTCGAGAAGTACCAGAACCTGCACACCATCATCATGCTCAAGGAGGTCATCCGCAAGTGGTGGCAAGCGGAGCTGGCCTTCGCGGACAAGCATGGCGTGGTGCAGGAGTGGCAGCGCGGGGACATCGTCCCTCCGAATAACGACTTCTGCCGGCTGTCGCTCCTCTCCAAGGAGGGCGGGCGGCGCTGCGGCCAGTCCGTACGGGTGCTTCATGAGAAGTTCAAGAGCAGCAAGCGCCTGCGGCGAGCGCTCACGCACGACTGCCACCTGAACTTCACCATCATCGGCGCACCGCTCTATATCGATAACGAGTACGAGGGCATGCTCTTCATCGAGGGCTTTGCCCGGCAGGCGCCCGGCCCTCGCGAGGCGGAGGTGCTCAAGTCGCAGATCCGCGAGCTGACGGTGGTGGACACGGATCTGGATCGCGCCGTGGCGCGGGTGCCCGTCATGGACACCTCGGAGCTGGGCAAGCTGGCGGATCTGCTCGAGTTCGCGGTGAACGAGATCGCCAGCTACGAGGCGGAGCTGACGCGCAAGGATGAGACGATCCACACGCTCTCCAACGAGCTGTCGGATCGCTACCGGTTCGAGAAGATCATCGGGCGCTCCACGGCGATGATGGAGGTGTTCAAGCTGATGGAGAAGGTGGCCAACTCGGACTCCACCGTGCTCATCAACGGCGAGTCCGGCACCGGCAAGGAGCTGGTGGCGCGCGCCATCCACCACAACGGGCCTCGCAAGGACAAGCCGTTCGTGGTGCAGAACTGCTCGGCCTTCAACGACAACCTGCTGGAGAGCGCGCTGTTCGGGCACACGCGGGGCTCGTTCACCGGCGCGCTGCGGGACAAGAAGGGCCTGTTCGAGGTGGCCGACGGCGGCACCTTCTTCCTGGACGAGGTGGGCGACATGTCCTCGGCGCTCCAGGTGAAGCTGCTGCGCGTGCTGCAGGAGGGCACGTTCATCCCCGTGGGCGGCAACCACTCCAAGGAGGTGGACGTGCGCGTCATCGCCGCCACCCACAAGGACATGGGCGAGCTGGTGAAGAAGGGCGAGTTCCGCGAGGACCTCTACTACCGCATCAACGTCATCCGCCTGCACCTGCCGCCCCTGCGCGAGCGCCGCGAGGATCTGGCCATCCTCATCGATCACTTCCTGCGCAAGCACCACCGGGACAACCAGCGCACCCGCGGGCTGTCCCCGGAGGCGCTCTCCATCCTCCACGCCTACGGCTGGCCAGGGAACATCCGCGAGCTGGAGAACGAGATTGAGCGGCTGCTGGTGCTCGGGGGCGATCTGGACCAGATCCCCGCGGATCTGATCTCCAGCCGCATCCGGGACGCGGTGGTTCCTGGGGGCGCCACGCTGATGTCGCCCATGAAGACGACGGGCAAGCTGAACGAGGCGGTGGAGGCGCTGGAGCGCGAGATGATTCAGCGCGGGCTGGTGCGCACCCAGTACAACAAGAGCCGGCTGGCCCGGGAGCTGGGCATCAGCCGCTCGAACCTCATCCTGAAGATTGCCAAGTACAGCCTGGACAAGGGGCCGGATACGGGCGACGAGGCGGAAGACTGA
- a CDS encoding alpha/beta fold hydrolase: protein MSHYFRQDYLQVPDGAGLYFQVLGDGEPGMVLCDGLGCDGFAWKYLTPYLARDHRVLRWHYRGHGRSGIPQDRSRFGMLYTCEDLDRVMDAAAVKQGVIFGHSIGVQVALEFHRRYAHRVRGLVLICGSYGNPLDTFHDSTYLKRVFPLIRHLVEKYPERAGKLVHSLLSTELAMQVALTVEVNRDLLSREDFAPYFEHLAKMDPVVFVRTLDSMANHTAWDHLPHVDVPTLIIAGEKDKFTPARLSRKMAERIPGAELMLVPLGTHTAPLEYKELVELRVERFLRDRLGIHLAPPPPRLPSGEGTPPR, encoded by the coding sequence ATGAGCCACTACTTCCGGCAGGACTACCTCCAGGTGCCCGACGGGGCCGGGCTGTACTTCCAGGTGCTCGGCGACGGCGAGCCCGGCATGGTGCTGTGCGATGGGCTGGGCTGTGACGGGTTCGCGTGGAAGTACCTCACGCCCTACCTGGCCCGGGACCACCGGGTGCTGCGCTGGCACTACCGGGGGCATGGCCGCTCGGGGATTCCGCAGGATCGCTCCCGCTTCGGCATGCTCTACACCTGCGAGGACCTCGACCGGGTGATGGACGCGGCCGCGGTAAAGCAAGGGGTCATCTTCGGACACTCCATCGGTGTGCAGGTGGCGCTGGAGTTCCACCGCCGCTACGCGCACCGCGTCCGGGGGCTGGTGCTCATCTGCGGCAGCTACGGCAACCCGCTCGACACCTTCCACGACTCCACGTACCTCAAGCGCGTCTTCCCCCTCATCCGGCACCTCGTGGAGAAGTACCCCGAGCGGGCAGGCAAGCTGGTGCACTCGCTGCTGAGCACGGAGTTGGCCATGCAGGTGGCCCTCACGGTGGAGGTGAACCGGGATCTGCTGTCCCGCGAGGACTTCGCCCCCTACTTCGAGCACCTGGCCAAGATGGACCCGGTGGTCTTCGTCCGGACGCTGGACTCCATGGCGAACCACACGGCGTGGGACCATCTGCCCCACGTGGACGTACCCACGCTCATCATCGCGGGCGAGAAGGACAAGTTCACCCCGGCCCGGCTCTCCCGGAAGATGGCCGAGCGCATCCCCGGCGCCGAGCTGATGCTGGTGCCGCTGGGGACCCACACCGCTCCCCTGGAGTACAAGGAGCTGGTCGAGCTCCGCGTCGAGCGCTTCCTGCGCGACCGGCTGGGCATCCACCTCGCTCCGCCGCCGCCCCGCCTCCCCTCAGGGGAAGGCACTCCGCCCCGGTAA
- the rsmD gene encoding 16S rRNA (guanine(966)-N(2))-methyltransferase RsmD encodes MRIVAGSAKGRALQGPKSTSRHIRPTADRVRETLFNVLGQWLEGQSVLDLYAGTGALALEALSRGAGRAVLVDSDREALALCRQNTDALGFSTQVEILGQPVARAVEALAKRGERFELIFADPPYAARVVESVLEQVEQGRLLIPGGMLIIEHDKREAAPEAHSGFSRVDQRRFGDTLVSFYRIP; translated from the coding sequence ATGCGGATCGTCGCGGGCAGTGCGAAGGGCCGAGCGCTCCAAGGGCCCAAGTCCACCTCTCGGCACATCCGCCCCACGGCGGATCGGGTGCGGGAGACGCTCTTCAACGTGCTCGGCCAGTGGCTGGAGGGGCAGTCCGTGCTGGACCTCTACGCGGGCACGGGGGCGCTGGCGCTGGAGGCCCTCTCGCGCGGGGCGGGCCGGGCGGTGCTGGTGGACTCGGATCGCGAGGCGCTGGCGCTGTGCCGGCAGAACACGGACGCGCTGGGGTTCTCCACCCAGGTGGAGATCCTGGGCCAGCCGGTGGCCCGGGCGGTGGAGGCGCTGGCCAAGCGCGGGGAGCGCTTCGAGCTCATCTTCGCGGACCCGCCCTATGCGGCCCGGGTGGTGGAGTCGGTGCTGGAGCAGGTGGAGCAGGGCCGGCTGCTCATCCCCGGGGGCATGCTCATCATCGAGCATGACAAGCGCGAGGCTGCCCCGGAGGCCCACTCCGGGTTTTCCCGAGTCGACCAGCGCCGGTTCGGGGACACGCTGGTGAGCTTCTACCGCATTCCTTGA
- a CDS encoding cation diffusion facilitator family transporter, producing the protein MTTSAHTERGSRRAHSASHGHGHDHGHDHGHGHGHDHGHGHGHGPGGPPRRPTNLADERRKDRNRLIFALILTATIALAEAVGGFLTNSLALMSDAGHMLTDVSALALSLLALWFSGKPANLKKTYGYYRMEILSALLNGVLLLGITVVILLEAWERFRSPAPVNLGPMAVVALVGLVANLAALGFLHRTHSLNVRGAFLHVLGDALSSVGVLLGAGIMALTGWYVVDSLISALISVVIVVGAIRLVRDAVDVLLEAVPAHVDMEAVKNLLMRVQGVTAVHDLHVWTISSGLYALSVHLVVANALACNNDEILSAVKHELFDRYGIDHTTIQIESETYAHLGEVH; encoded by the coding sequence GTGACTACATCGGCGCATACAGAGCGTGGATCGAGGCGAGCCCACAGCGCGAGCCATGGGCACGGCCATGACCATGGGCACGATCACGGCCATGGCCACGGGCACGATCATGGACATGGCCACGGCCATGGGCCTGGTGGGCCCCCTCGGAGGCCGACCAACCTGGCCGATGAGCGGCGCAAGGATCGGAATCGGCTGATCTTCGCGCTGATCCTCACGGCCACCATCGCGCTGGCCGAGGCGGTGGGCGGCTTCCTGACGAACTCGCTGGCGTTGATGTCCGACGCCGGCCACATGCTGACGGACGTATCCGCGCTGGCACTGAGCCTGCTGGCGCTGTGGTTCTCCGGCAAGCCGGCCAACCTCAAGAAGACGTACGGCTACTACCGGATGGAGATCCTCAGCGCGCTGCTCAACGGCGTGCTGCTGCTGGGGATTACGGTGGTGATCCTCTTGGAGGCCTGGGAGCGCTTCCGCTCTCCGGCGCCGGTGAACCTGGGGCCCATGGCGGTGGTGGCCCTGGTGGGCTTGGTGGCCAACCTGGCCGCGCTGGGCTTCCTGCACCGGACGCACTCGCTCAACGTGCGTGGGGCGTTCCTGCACGTGCTGGGGGATGCGCTGTCCAGCGTGGGCGTGCTCCTGGGCGCGGGGATCATGGCCCTGACGGGCTGGTACGTGGTGGACTCCCTCATCTCCGCCCTCATCTCGGTGGTGATCGTCGTGGGCGCCATCCGCCTGGTGCGCGACGCGGTGGACGTGTTGCTGGAGGCCGTGCCCGCCCACGTGGACATGGAGGCCGTGAAGAATCTGTTGATGCGGGTGCAGGGCGTGACGGCGGTGCACGATCTGCACGTGTGGACCATCTCCAGCGGGCTCTACGCACTGTCGGTGCACCTGGTGGTGGCCAACGCCCTGGCCTGCAACAACGACGAGATCCTCTCGGCGGTGAAGCACGAGCTGTTCGATCGGTATGGCATCGATCACACGACCATCCAGATCGAGAGCGAGACGTACGCCCACTTGGGCGAGGTGCACTGA